A DNA window from Impatiens glandulifera chromosome 7, dImpGla2.1, whole genome shotgun sequence contains the following coding sequences:
- the LOC124910103 gene encoding eukaryotic translation initiation factor 2 subunit 3-like yields MIVNEVVGLERKKDVHQQGVLKVNQLIEVRPGIVVKDVNGKIRCTPIYSRIVSLYAEQNELQFAVPGGLIGVGTTMDPTLTRADRLVGQVLGEVGSLPDIYVELEVSFQLLGLLVGLRLKGGKESQGKVAKLTKGEILMLNIGSMSTGARVIAVKKDLTEEVQSTKHLHLAKLQLTSPVCTSKVEKVALSRRIEKHWRLIGWGQIQAGITLDVPTPSQF; encoded by the exons ATGATAGTTAATGAAGTAGTAGgtttagaaagaaagaaagatgttCATCAACAA GGGGTTTTGAAGGTTAATCAGTTGATTGAGGTTCGGCCTGGCATTGTGGTTAAGGATGTGAATGGGAAGATTAGATGCACACCAATATATTCTAGGATTGTTTCATTGTATGCTGAGCAAAATGAGCTGCAATTTGCTGTTCCGGGTGGGCTGATTGGTGTTGGTACTACCATGGACCCTACTTTGACACGAGCTGATAGATTGGTTGGTCAGGTTCTTGGAGAGGTGGGGTCTCTGCCTGATATATATGTGGAACTTGAG GTGAGTTTCCAATTGTTGGGCCTGCTAGTTGGATTGAGATTGAAGGGAGGAAAAGAGAGCCAGGGAAAGGTTGCAAAGCTGACAAAGGGAGAGATACTGATGTTGAACATAGGTTCGATGTCAACAGGTGCTCGTGTCATTGCGGTGAAGAAAGATCTGACAGAAGAAGTTCAATCGACAAAACATCTTCATCTGGCAAAACTTCAACTGACATCTCCCGTGTGCACCAGCAAAGTTGAGAAAGTTGCACTTAGTAGACGTATTGAGAAGCATTGGCGTCTAATTGGTTGGGGTCAGATTCAAGCTGGTATCACCCTTGATGTTCCCACCCCTTCCCAGTTTTga